The DNA sequence ATCTTGCCCGTGGCTCCTTTCATGCCGGACATGCAAAAGGCCTTCGAGGCATTGCTGGGCCAAAACATAAGGTTTGTCATTGCCAGTCTGACTGCTTACTACATCTCGCAGACCAACGACATATATTCGTTTAACTGGCTCAAGAAACTAACTGGGAAAAAATATAAGTGGATCAGAAACAGCGTATCGACTGTATTGTCTCAAATATTGGATACTGCCATTTTCATAACCATATCCTTTTATGGAGTGGTTCCCAATATATGGCAGATGATAGTGTCGCAATACACCGTAAAGGTGATAATCACGATCATTGACATTCCGTTCTTTTATTATTTTACACGAGAAAAGGGGAGATGATGTTTTGGAGAAGGAATTTAAGGCACTAGGTAAACCCATAAGGACGCCGCTAAGGGAGCTTGATACTTTCCCTAAACCACCGGACGTCGATATGGTCGTCATGGAAAGCGACGAGGTCACAAGCTTGTGTCCCATTACAGGGCAACCTGACTTTGAGACAGTGATAATAGAATACAAGCCAGACAAGCTCTGCATAGAAAGTAAAAGCCTGAAGTTATATTTTTGGAGCTTTAGAGAAGAAGGCCACTTCTGCGAGGCCTTGGCCTCCAAGATCTTACACGATGTGCAAAAGGCATGTAGCCCCCTGTGGTGCAAGGTAACGGTTATCCAAAAACCTCGTGGCGGCATAAAGATAAAAGCCGAGGCCGTGGCAGGTGAAATGCCCAGGCAGTGCTAAAAGGAGTAACAATCATAACAACCTTAATATGATTACCCTGTTAGGTCAATTAATCCTGCTCTGCTATGATCGTGAGCTTTGGTCTTTTTAACTCTAAACCCAATTGCCGTGCAAGCCTTTCAGCTTTAAGGTTAACACGGCAATTGAGTTCTTATAAAATTGCCGCAGGATGTGAGGATGATGAGGAAGGTTAAGGCACTACATCAAGGCGATACGGTGGGGTTAATCGCGCCTTCAAGCCCAGCCCCTCTGGAAGACTTGGAGAAAGCCGTTGCGGCCGTGACGGAACTGGGCTTTAACGTTAAGGTTGGTAAAAGTTGCTATGAATCCTACGGTTACATGGCGGGCCCTGAAGAAATTCGAGCCCGAGATATCCATGCAATGTTCGGCGACCCAAAAATAAACGGGATATTTTGCGTTAGAGGCGGTAACGGTGCCATCCGCCTGCCAAGGCTCATCAATATGAAGCTCATATACAAGAATCCCAAGGTCTTTTTGGGATACAGCGACATCACCATCCTTCATTTGATGTTTAATTTACACGGCCAATTTTGCACATTCCATGGTCCCATGCCATCGACGGACATGATAAAGGATCTCTTCCCCGGTTACGAGAAAGACCACCTTTTAAGGGCAATATGTGACGATGAGCCAATAGGGGAACTAAGACCTTACGATGGCGCCCTTCCCATGCAAACCCTCGTCGAAGGATCAGCTGAAGGGGAAATAATAGGAGGAAACTTAAGCCTTGTTTGCGCACTGATGGGAACGCCATGGGAGATAGACACTAAGGACCGCATTCTGATACTTGAAGACGTAGACGAACCCGTTTACAAGATAGACCGCATGCTGAGCCAACTGTTGCTGGCGGGCAAACTCGAAGCGGCCTCGGGGATAGTGCTGGGACAGTTTACGAACATAACCCACAAAGACCCAAGCAGGACTTTTGCTTTAGAAAAGGTATTTGAAGACGTAGTGGCCAAGGCAGGCAGGCCTACGTTGATAAACGGATATTTCGGTCACGGCGAGAAAAAGGTCACCATACCCTTAGGTGTTCGTGCAGTGATAGATGGCTCTGATTCTACATTTACTATAATTGAATCTGGCGTAGTAAAGTAATAACAAATACGAATAAAAATTAACCGTCATGTCTTTGTTATACATCTCCTTACAATTGGTTCGGTCGTCATTTCCATGTATAATTAGTTGAAATTGAATTAATTAGGAGGAATATCTCATGGACCTCATCCACTTCATTGATCCGGAGTTAGCTGCGGCAATAGAAGGGGAAAAGGAACGGCAAAATCTGACGATTGAGCTAATTGCCTCGGAGAACTTCGTTCCCGAAGTGATACTTGAGGCTCAAGGGTCGCTGCTGACCAACAAGTACGCCGAAGGCTACCCGGGCAAGCGCTATCACGGAGGTTGTCAGTTCATCGACGTCGTAGAAAGCCTCGCGATCGAGCGTGCCAAAAAGTTGTTTGGTGCTGAGCATGCTAACGTACAACCCCATTCGGGCGTCAACGCAAACCTTGCTGTATTCATGGCAGTGCTTAATCCCGGCGATAAAATACTTGGCATGGACCTAAGCCACGGAGGACATCTATCTCACGGAGCTTCCGTCAGCATCTCAGGTAAGTTTTTCGAGGCCCACAGCTACGGCGTAGACAAAGAAACCGGGTTAATAGATTACGACGAGGTAGAGCGTATCGCCTGCGAGGTAAAACCAAAGCTAATAATCGCAGGAGCAAGCGCCTACTCCAGGATCATAGACTTCAAGCGCTTCTTTGAGATCGCAAAAAAGGTTGGAGCTTACCTCATGGTGGACATGGCCCACATAGCTGGGCTTGTTGCAGGCGGAGTCCATCCTTCCCCAATTCCTTACGCCGATTTCGTCACATTTACTACTACTAAGACGCTGCGTGGAGCACGCGGCGGAAACATACTGTGTAAAAAGGAATTTGCTCAAGGCATAGACAAGGCCATCTTCCCGGGGATCCAGGGAGGGCCCATACCTCAGATAATCGCTGCCAAGGCATTGACGTTTAAACTGGCCATGACGGAAGAGTTCAAGGCTTACGGTGCCCAGGTCGTAAAAAACGCCAGGGTAATGGCAGATGTGTTAAAGAATAACGGATTTGATATAGTCTCAGGGGGCACGGATAACCACCTCATGCTTGTAGACCTCGGGAGCAAGAAGATGACGGGCGCTCAAGCTGAAAAGAAGCTCGAAGAGGTAGGCATAACAGTCAACAAAAACATGATACCCTATGACCCCGAAAAGCCGACGGTCACCAGCGGCATTCGCATAGGGCTTGCTGCCGTCACCAGCAGGGGTTTTGACGAATGCGACACCAAAGAAGTGGCAGAACTTGTCGTAAGGGTCCTTGAAAACGAGGATGAATCGAATATCCACGGCTTTAAACGAGAAGTACGTGATATATGCCTGAGGCATCCCCTTTACATGACCAAGGCTGAGCTTGCTTTGCGGACAGGCAAAGGGCAATAAAAGGAGGAATTGGCATGTATTCAGATGAAGTGATGAAACTTAGCAAGTCCATGTCAGAGGAGCTAAGGACTTTACGAAGGGATTTCCATCAATTTCCCGAGCTTAGCTTTAAGGAGTTCGAGACGGCGAGGAAGATCGCCATTTATATGAAGGAATTGGGCTATGAAGTCAAAGAAAACGTGGGCAAAACAGGCGTGGTCGCCTTACTGAAAGGGGCAAAAGAAAACCCAACCGTCGCGCTTAGGGCGGACATGGATGCACTGCCTGTAAAGGAGATGACCGGCCTTTCTTATGCCTCTAAAAACGATGGAGTGATGCACGCTTGCGGCCATGATATACACGTCACTTGCGCCTTAGGAGCTGCAAAAATTTTAGCTTCTCTTAAAGATGGACTTCAAGGAAGCGTCAAATTTATCTTTCAGCCGGCAGAGGAGATAAACGCAGGGGCAAAGGCCATGATCGATGATGGCGTGCTCGAAAACCCCAATGTTTCCATGATCTTTGGTTTGCACAACAATCCCGAGATACCGGTAGGCAAAGTAGGATTAAAGGAAGGCCCTTTAATGGCAGCTGTGGACTCCACCTTTATAACCGTTATAGGGCAGGGAGGACACGCTGCCTATCCCCATAGGGTAATTGATCCTATAGTATGCGCTTCTTCCATAGTCATGAACCTGCAGACTATCGTAAGCAGAAACGTCGATCCCCAAAAGTCGGCCGTCATTAGCTTTGGAAGCATCAATGGGGGAATGGCCAACAACGTAATCCCCGATGAGGTAAAGCTTGCCGGCACAGTGCGTACCTTTGACGAGGGCCTTCGCGATTCCATTGAAGGCTGGATGAAAAGAACCGTGGAAAATACAGCTTCAGGCTTAGGGTGTAAGGTCGAATTTAACTATCGCAGAGATCTTCCTCCCGTCGTAAATCATCCGGAGGCAACGAAGATAGCTTTGTGGGCAGCTCAAAAAGTATTCGGCGAAGACGGCATCATTCTGCCGACTCCTTCTATGGGAGGAGAGGATTTCGCATTATATCAAAAAAAGGTCCCCGGGTGTTATTTCTGGCTTGGCGTGGGTAACCCCGATATCGATGCCGTACATCCATGGCATAGCCCGTACTTTAAGGCCGACGAAGAGGCCTTCCCGCTTGGAGCAGCACTTTTAGCTTTATCTGCTTTAATTGCCTGTGACAAATTCATACAGGCAACTTAAGGGCACGATCAATTTAAGACAGGGGGATAGGTGTATGATTGAGGCGATCAAAAATTGGAAGCTCCATATATTGGTTTTAATTTTTGTGATCGTAGCCGAGTGGATCGGCGCTTTTTCGTTTCCCATAGGCCCGGGCAAAGTGGTCCTGCTGCCAATGCTTTATGCGCTCATCATGGGAATCTTTTCAGGACCCAAGTTTCTTAAGCTTGCTAATCATAAGGACATGATTGATGCCGGCAGTCTAATTGGGGTTACTTTGATGCTCTTGATGGCAAAGTACGGAACAACTGTGGGGCCAAACATTCCAATGATATTAAGGACAAGTCCAGCCTTGATATTGCAGGAATTTGGCAATCTAGGCACGGTCATCATTGGTGTGCCCGTGGCGGTGTACTTGGGACTTAGACGAGAAACCATAGGGGCAGCCCATTCGATCGCCAGAGAGCCTAATGTGGCTTTGATAGGTGACATCTACGGCTTGGATACTCCCGAAGGTCAAGGAGTCATGGGTGTCTACATCTGCGGCACCGTTTTTGGGACGATTTTTTTGGTCTTATGGCGACGTTTACGGCAGCGTTGGGAATCTTTCATCCCCTCGCTTTAGCCATGGCCTCCGGAGTGGGAAGTGCCAGCATGATGACTGCCTCCGTTGGTGCTTTGAGCGCTATGTTTCCTGAAATAGCCGATAAAATTCAGGCCCTGGGAGCGGCAAGCAACATGTTAAGCGGCCTGGACGGGGTTTATATGTCCCTCTGGATGGCCTTGCCTATGACAGAATGGCTGTATAGAAAGTTCTATAAAATGAAATATGGCACATATCCAAGTCAATCTGCCGTTAGGGAGGGCTAATCGATGAAGATCAGGGAAGTTCTTGCTGTTCTTATAATTATCGGCATCATTACTTTGGTCGGCAACTTCGTTGGAGCAAATATCCCGATGATCGATGCCATCCCTGGCATGATTTTTTTAATCGCCATCAGTATTCTTGGGGTAATATTCGCAAAAGTCATCCCGGTCAGGATTCCTGCTGTAGCCTACATCGTTACAATCGGATGCATAGTAACTATTCCCGGATTTCCTGGTGCAACAATTTTTAATGCCTGGGCGCAAAAAGTAAACTTTTTAGCCCTCACAACGCCAATTCTCGCCTATGCCGGGATCTCAATTGGGAAAGACCTTGGTGTGCTTAAAAAGACCGGATGGAGGATCTTGATCGTATCCTTTGTGGTATTCATAGGAACATACATAGGCTCTACCATCATTGCGCAAATTGTATTAAAGCTCATCGGAGAAATTTAAAACTTACTTATTTACCTCACAGATTAGAAGCTTAATAGCTTTAATTCTTTCATATAATTAGTTAAAGGGCCTTCGTCATTTCAGGCGAAGGCCCTAATAATAGATTATCTCTCTATGAAGCAATGAGAGTTACGCTATGATTTTGGTGCGACATCGATCCAATTTTACTCGAGTTTTATACATGATAACTCATTCAGTTGACATTTGTTTCTATATTTAGTATGATTTAAAATAGTAATAATAAAGTTGTATTTATATAACCTCCGAGTCAATGGTTCTAAGGGTAATTGCCTATGAACGTTGACCGATAGGGTCTTTTCGGAAACGAAAGGGCCTCCCGTCTGGAAAGGAGGAAGCGATATTGTTGCCCCTCTTCCCGGAAGGAAGGGGGTTGTTTTTTTAGTATGGGTATCCGTAATATCCTGCGAGAAGCATACTTTTTTATATATCCTTATATCTCACACGCACGCCAGTGCTTCGATATTTCACTAATTTCAATGGCCACATATTATATTCACAAAAGAGGTGATGGCAAAAATACTTTAATGATTACTAAGTTATATAGGATCGTCAATCGTTATGAATTCTTCTTTAATTTCATGCGAGTGTAGACACCCCAAATGGTGAGAGAAAACTAGGTGCCAAAAATTACCATATGTTTCTATTTAGATGGGATGAGATGGCGCCGCGTAATGAAAGAGAAGGAGTGATATGAGATGATCCAAAGGCATTTTTTTGTCAACGGAATAGAACGCAACATTCCTATAGTAGATGGCAATGACTCATTGGCAAAGGTTTTGCGCGAACAACTGGGTCTGACGGGCACGAAAGTCGGTTGCGGACAAGGGCAGTGTGGCGCCTGTAATGTTATCTTAAATGGCAAACTCGTTCGATCGTGCACATTTAGGATCGACAAGGTTAACGACGGGGACTCCATAACCACCATCGAAGGAATTGGAACACCCCAAAAGATGCATCCCCTCCAGAAAGCCTTCGTTAAGCACGGAGTAACCCAATGCGGTTTCTGCAATCCTGGTTTCATAATCTCGGCTAAGGTCCTTTTAGACAGCAACCCATCTCCAACACGCGAAGAAGTTAGGGAGTGGTTCCACAAGAACCGCAATGCATGTCGTTGCACAGGATACATCCCCATAATCAACGCCGTCATGGATGCAGCTAAAGTCCTTAGGGGAGAGATGGACGAGTCGGAGCTGGAGTTCAAGATGCCCGAAGACGGCAAAATTTGGGGCACAACCTACCCAAGACCCACTGCCGTGGCCAAAGCCACAGGTACGCTGGATTACGGTGCTGACCTTGGGCTTAAGATGCCAAAGGGCACGCTACAACTGGCGCTTGTACAGGCAACGGTGAGCCATGCCAATATTAAAAACATTGACACCTCCGAGGCCGAAAAGATGCCCGGCGTCTACAAGGTAGTCACACACAAGGATATTAAGGGCAGAAATCGCATAACAGGGCTCATCACATTCCCGACCAATAAGGGAGACGGATGGGATCGCCCGATACTTTGCGATGAAAAGGTCTTCCAGTTTGGAGATGCCATAGCGATCGTCTGTGCTGATACCTACGAAAACGCCTGTGCTGCTGCAGAAAAAGTAAAGGTCGACCTAGAAGTGCTTCCTGCCTACATGAGCGCTCCGGCAGCCATGGCCGAAGACGCCCTTGAGATCCACCCAGGCACGCCAAACGTCTACTACGTCCAAAACCTGGAGAAGGGCGAGCCCACGACCCCCATCTTTGAGAAGGCCCCATACGTTGTGGAAGACGACTTTTACGTGCAAAGGCAACCCCATATGACGATTGAACCAGACGTTGGTTTCGCCTACATTGACGACAACGGCGTTCTAAAGATTCATTCCAAGACTATCGGCGCTCATCTGCATTTACTGATGATCGCTCCCGGTCTTGGTGTAGAGCCCGATAAAA is a window from the Acetomicrobium flavidum genome containing:
- a CDS encoding queuosine precursor transporter; the encoded protein is MVSDKLLCWQIVFITSLVISNVVSGKLVLLFDVFLVPSAVIAYSITFLSTDIINELYGQREAQKIVRYGLMAQILACILIYIAMILPVAPFMPDMQKAFEALLGQNIRFVIASLTAYYISQTNDIYSFNWLKKLTGKKYKWIRNSVSTVLSQILDTAIFITISFYGVVPNIWQMIVSQYTVKVIITIIDIPFFYYFTREKGR
- the queF gene encoding preQ(1) synthase, which translates into the protein MEKEFKALGKPIRTPLRELDTFPKPPDVDMVVMESDEVTSLCPITGQPDFETVIIEYKPDKLCIESKSLKLYFWSFREEGHFCEALASKILHDVQKACSPLWCKVTVIQKPRGGIKIKAEAVAGEMPRQC
- a CDS encoding S66 peptidase family protein, with amino-acid sequence MRKVKALHQGDTVGLIAPSSPAPLEDLEKAVAAVTELGFNVKVGKSCYESYGYMAGPEEIRARDIHAMFGDPKINGIFCVRGGNGAIRLPRLINMKLIYKNPKVFLGYSDITILHLMFNLHGQFCTFHGPMPSTDMIKDLFPGYEKDHLLRAICDDEPIGELRPYDGALPMQTLVEGSAEGEIIGGNLSLVCALMGTPWEIDTKDRILILEDVDEPVYKIDRMLSQLLLAGKLEAASGIVLGQFTNITHKDPSRTFALEKVFEDVVAKAGRPTLINGYFGHGEKKVTIPLGVRAVIDGSDSTFTIIESGVVK
- a CDS encoding serine hydroxymethyltransferase, giving the protein MDLIHFIDPELAAAIEGEKERQNLTIELIASENFVPEVILEAQGSLLTNKYAEGYPGKRYHGGCQFIDVVESLAIERAKKLFGAEHANVQPHSGVNANLAVFMAVLNPGDKILGMDLSHGGHLSHGASVSISGKFFEAHSYGVDKETGLIDYDEVERIACEVKPKLIIAGASAYSRIIDFKRFFEIAKKVGAYLMVDMAHIAGLVAGGVHPSPIPYADFVTFTTTKTLRGARGGNILCKKEFAQGIDKAIFPGIQGGPIPQIIAAKALTFKLAMTEEFKAYGAQVVKNARVMADVLKNNGFDIVSGGTDNHLMLVDLGSKKMTGAQAEKKLEEVGITVNKNMIPYDPEKPTVTSGIRIGLAAVTSRGFDECDTKEVAELVVRVLENEDESNIHGFKREVRDICLRHPLYMTKAELALRTGKGQ
- a CDS encoding M20 metallopeptidase family protein, whose protein sequence is MYSDEVMKLSKSMSEELRTLRRDFHQFPELSFKEFETARKIAIYMKELGYEVKENVGKTGVVALLKGAKENPTVALRADMDALPVKEMTGLSYASKNDGVMHACGHDIHVTCALGAAKILASLKDGLQGSVKFIFQPAEEINAGAKAMIDDGVLENPNVSMIFGLHNNPEIPVGKVGLKEGPLMAAVDSTFITVIGQGGHAAYPHRVIDPIVCASSIVMNLQTIVSRNVDPQKSAVISFGSINGGMANNVIPDEVKLAGTVRTFDEGLRDSIEGWMKRTVENTASGLGCKVEFNYRRDLPPVVNHPEATKIALWAAQKVFGEDGIILPTPSMGGEDFALYQKKVPGCYFWLGVGNPDIDAVHPWHSPYFKADEEAFPLGAALLALSALIACDKFIQAT